One window of the Anaeromyxobacter dehalogenans 2CP-C genome contains the following:
- a CDS encoding V-type ATPase subunit translates to MARLDRLNARVGARRPLLLDAPGLRELLTRPSTEARVELLRSRAAGAGLPADAAAPPVALARVEAGLRAAARAEAERLVGLAEGRRARALLAAFVALDEAAAVKAVLRGVALGAPIDATVAAAPAVTPPGPEALRAAAAAPALADAVAALEAAGSTVASAVRPALSQVGKAGLAPLERAADRAGLARARAACRHRGEDGEILARHLADRTDARNAETLLTLDGAAPEPGTWLEGGRRWDAAALDALARAGAAAARQAVAAGFGLPAAALGSPWAAERALEAALLVPLRREARRRPLSIAVPLRHLLERRAEVARVAVLLRGAAVGISGDELLDLVEA, encoded by the coding sequence GCTCCTGCTCGACGCGCCCGGGCTGCGCGAGCTGCTCACGCGCCCGTCCACCGAGGCGCGGGTGGAGCTGCTCCGCTCCCGCGCCGCCGGGGCGGGGCTGCCGGCGGACGCCGCCGCGCCGCCGGTGGCGCTGGCGCGCGTCGAGGCCGGGCTGCGGGCGGCGGCGCGCGCGGAGGCCGAGCGGCTGGTGGGCCTGGCCGAGGGGCGCCGTGCGCGGGCCCTGCTCGCGGCGTTCGTCGCGCTCGACGAGGCGGCGGCGGTGAAGGCGGTGCTCCGCGGCGTGGCGCTGGGGGCGCCCATCGACGCGACGGTCGCCGCGGCCCCGGCGGTGACGCCCCCCGGGCCCGAGGCGCTGCGCGCCGCCGCGGCCGCGCCGGCGCTCGCCGACGCGGTGGCGGCGCTGGAGGCGGCCGGCTCGACGGTCGCTTCCGCGGTCCGGCCCGCGCTGTCCCAGGTCGGGAAGGCCGGGCTGGCGCCGCTGGAGCGCGCCGCGGACCGCGCCGGGCTGGCGCGGGCCCGCGCCGCGTGCCGGCACCGCGGGGAGGACGGCGAGATCCTGGCGCGCCACCTCGCGGACCGCACCGACGCGCGCAACGCCGAGACGCTGCTCACGCTGGACGGCGCCGCGCCGGAGCCGGGCACCTGGCTCGAGGGCGGCCGGCGCTGGGACGCGGCCGCGCTCGACGCGCTGGCGCGCGCAGGGGCCGCGGCGGCGCGCCAGGCGGTGGCGGCCGGGTTCGGCCTGCCGGCCGCGGCGCTCGGGTCGCCCTGGGCGGCGGAGCGCGCGCTGGAGGCCGCGCTGCTGGTGCCGCTGCGGCGCGAGGCGCGGCGGCGGCCCCTGTCGATCGCGGTCCCGCTGCGGCACCTGCTGGAGCGCCGGGCCGAGGTGGCCCGCGTGGCGGTGCTCCTCCGCGGCGCCGCGGTCGGGATCTCGGGCGACGAGCTCCTCGACCTGGTGGAGGCGTGA
- a CDS encoding V-type ATP synthase subunit F — protein sequence MAAGAGERAGVATGAAGALRLAVAVRSADALGFRLAGAPVEAVEPGEEAAAFRRLLGDAEVGVLAVEEELLRAVPERLLARVRERGLPVVLPFALPRRLGEEGRGRAYVAALIRRAVGYGVKLGSAGGGGAP from the coding sequence GTGGCGGCCGGGGCGGGCGAGCGCGCGGGGGTGGCGACGGGCGCGGCCGGCGCGCTGCGGCTCGCGGTGGCGGTGCGGTCGGCGGACGCGCTGGGCTTCCGGCTGGCGGGGGCGCCGGTGGAGGCGGTGGAGCCGGGCGAGGAGGCCGCGGCGTTCCGGCGGCTCCTCGGGGACGCGGAGGTCGGGGTGCTCGCCGTGGAGGAGGAGCTGCTGCGCGCGGTCCCGGAGCGCCTGCTGGCCCGCGTGCGCGAGCGCGGCCTGCCGGTGGTGCTGCCGTTCGCCCTGCCGCGGCGCCTGGGCGAGGAGGGCAGGGGGCGCGCCTACGTGGCCGCGCTCATCCGCCGGGCGGTGGGCTACGGCGTGAAGCTCGGCAGCGCGGGCGGGGGAGGGGCGCCATGA
- a CDS encoding V-type ATP synthase subunit A, which produces MSGTLVRMAGPTVVAEGLAGASLNEVVRVGEERLLGEIIRIEGDRATIQVYEETAGLALGEPVEASGEPLAVELGPGLLGSVFDGVQRPLSELAAREGDFLGRGASLPALDRARAWEFEPAVAPGDRVEGGVRLGVARAPGAPDHPVVVPPGVAGRVAEVRAGARRVEEPAVLLEGGATLALLERWPVRRPRPARRRLPPDVPFLTGQRVLDCFFPVSAGGTAVVPGGFGTGKTVLEQSLAKWAAADVVVYVGCGERGNEMSEVLDEFPRLEDPRTGGPLLARTVMIVNTSNMPVAAREASIYTGAAIAEYFRDMGRSVALMIDSTSRWAEALREISARLEEMPGEEGYPTYLASRLARFYERAGRVETLGGAEGAVTMVGAVSPPGGDLSEPVTQCSLRATGALWALSADLAHRRHYPAVDWSVSFTLEGDRLAGWFEREAGDGFGALRDEARKLLQRERELAEVAELVGTESLQDAERLVLESARLLREGFLRQSALDPADATCPPAKAFEMLRLFLEWHRRAGAAIGAGVPLRSILDTGLGARLLRLGQLPAAEVPAAAAALRADLSEALARMEAE; this is translated from the coding sequence ATGAGCGGGACGCTGGTGCGGATGGCCGGGCCGACGGTGGTGGCGGAGGGGCTCGCCGGCGCCAGCCTGAACGAGGTGGTGCGCGTCGGCGAGGAGCGGCTGCTCGGCGAGATCATCCGGATCGAGGGCGACCGCGCGACCATCCAGGTCTACGAGGAGACGGCCGGGCTCGCGCTGGGCGAGCCGGTGGAGGCCTCCGGCGAGCCGCTCGCGGTGGAGCTCGGGCCGGGGCTGCTCGGCTCGGTGTTCGACGGCGTGCAGCGGCCGCTCTCCGAGCTGGCCGCGCGCGAGGGCGACTTCCTGGGCCGCGGCGCCTCGCTGCCGGCGCTGGACCGCGCCCGCGCCTGGGAGTTCGAGCCCGCCGTGGCGCCGGGCGACCGCGTGGAGGGCGGCGTGCGCCTGGGCGTGGCCCGCGCCCCGGGCGCCCCCGACCACCCGGTGGTGGTCCCGCCCGGCGTGGCCGGGCGCGTGGCGGAGGTCCGCGCCGGCGCGCGGCGGGTGGAGGAGCCGGCGGTGCTGCTGGAGGGGGGCGCCACCCTCGCGCTGCTGGAGCGCTGGCCGGTGCGGCGCCCGCGCCCGGCGCGGCGGCGCCTTCCGCCGGACGTGCCGTTCCTCACCGGCCAGCGGGTGCTGGACTGCTTCTTCCCGGTGTCGGCCGGCGGGACGGCGGTGGTGCCGGGCGGCTTCGGCACCGGCAAGACGGTGCTGGAGCAGAGCCTGGCGAAGTGGGCGGCCGCCGACGTGGTCGTCTACGTGGGCTGCGGCGAGCGCGGCAACGAGATGTCCGAGGTGCTGGACGAGTTCCCGCGCCTCGAGGACCCGCGCACCGGCGGGCCGCTGCTCGCGCGCACCGTGATGATCGTGAACACCTCGAACATGCCGGTGGCCGCGCGCGAGGCGTCCATCTACACCGGCGCCGCCATCGCCGAGTACTTCCGCGACATGGGGCGCTCGGTGGCGCTCATGATCGACTCCACCTCGCGCTGGGCCGAGGCGCTGCGCGAGATCTCGGCGCGCCTGGAGGAGATGCCCGGCGAGGAGGGGTACCCGACCTACCTCGCCTCGCGGCTGGCGCGCTTCTACGAGCGCGCGGGGCGGGTGGAGACGCTGGGCGGGGCCGAGGGCGCGGTGACCATGGTGGGCGCGGTGTCGCCGCCCGGCGGCGACCTCTCGGAGCCGGTCACCCAGTGCTCGCTCCGCGCCACCGGCGCGCTCTGGGCGCTCTCGGCCGACCTGGCGCACCGGCGCCACTACCCGGCGGTGGACTGGAGCGTCTCGTTCACGCTGGAGGGCGACCGGCTGGCGGGCTGGTTCGAGCGCGAGGCGGGCGACGGGTTCGGCGCGCTGCGCGACGAGGCGCGCAAGCTGCTGCAGCGCGAGCGCGAGCTGGCGGAGGTGGCCGAGCTGGTGGGGACCGAGTCGCTGCAGGACGCCGAGCGGCTGGTGCTCGAGTCCGCGCGGCTGCTGCGCGAGGGCTTCCTGCGCCAGAGCGCGCTCGACCCCGCCGACGCGACCTGCCCGCCCGCGAAGGCGTTCGAGATGCTGCGGCTGTTCCTGGAGTGGCACCGGCGCGCCGGCGCCGCGATCGGCGCGGGCGTGCCGCTCCGGTCGATCCTCGACACCGGCCTCGGCGCGCGGCTGCTGCGCCTGGGGCAGCTCCCGGCGGCCGAGGTGCCTGCGGCGGCCGCCGCGCTGCGCGCGGATCTCTCGGAGGCGCTGGCCCGCATGGAGGCGGAGTGA
- a CDS encoding V-type ATP synthase subunit B → MDLVTRRIRGALGIAGPLLFLEGVPRARLGEVVRIRGEPEASGRAAEERSGQVIALSRDRIAVQVLEETRGLAPARSEVTLTGQVARLGVARGMLGRVLDGLGRPADGLPPPVPEARPAIHGAALNVTRREKPSDFIETGVSAIDGMNTLVRGQKLPVFSCAGLPASRLAAQIVCQARVRGGEPFAVVFAAMGSPFREYHAFLEAFRAAGVLDRTVVFLNRAEDPPIERLMTPRCALTCAEHLAFTHGLHVLVVLTDVTSYCEALREVALAREEVPGRRGYPGYMYTDLATIFERAGRVRGRPGSLTQLPVLTMPDDDLTHPIPDLTGYITEGQIVLSRDLDRRGVYPPIDVLPSLSRLMGLGAGPGKTRDDHRPVADQLYAFYARGRDVRRMAAIVGAANLGEEEKRLLAFADAFEDGLVGQGGTFRTIEDTLEAGWRLLSGFPPAALTRIPERLLRARPAQPAAAATSGGAIA, encoded by the coding sequence ATGGACCTCGTCACCCGCCGCATCCGCGGGGCGCTCGGCATCGCCGGCCCGCTGCTGTTCCTCGAGGGCGTCCCGCGCGCGCGCCTGGGCGAGGTGGTGCGCATCCGGGGCGAGCCGGAGGCCAGCGGGCGTGCCGCCGAGGAGCGGAGCGGGCAGGTCATCGCGCTCTCGCGCGACCGGATCGCGGTGCAGGTGCTCGAGGAGACGCGCGGCCTCGCCCCGGCGCGCTCCGAGGTCACGCTCACCGGCCAGGTGGCGCGGCTGGGCGTCGCGCGCGGCATGCTGGGGCGGGTGCTGGACGGCCTCGGCCGGCCCGCCGACGGGCTCCCGCCGCCCGTGCCGGAGGCGCGTCCGGCCATCCACGGCGCCGCGCTCAACGTCACGCGGCGCGAGAAGCCCTCGGACTTCATCGAGACCGGCGTCTCCGCCATCGACGGGATGAACACGCTGGTGCGCGGCCAGAAGCTGCCGGTGTTCTCCTGCGCCGGCCTGCCGGCCTCCCGCCTCGCGGCGCAGATCGTGTGCCAGGCGCGGGTGCGCGGCGGCGAGCCGTTCGCGGTGGTGTTCGCGGCCATGGGCTCGCCGTTCCGCGAGTACCACGCGTTCCTGGAGGCGTTCCGGGCCGCGGGCGTGCTGGATCGCACGGTGGTGTTCCTGAACCGCGCCGAGGATCCGCCCATCGAGCGGCTCATGACGCCGCGGTGCGCGCTCACCTGCGCCGAGCACCTGGCGTTCACGCACGGGCTGCACGTGCTGGTCGTGCTCACCGACGTGACCAGCTACTGCGAGGCGCTGCGCGAGGTGGCGCTGGCGCGCGAGGAGGTGCCGGGACGGCGCGGCTACCCCGGCTACATGTACACCGACCTCGCCACCATCTTCGAGCGCGCCGGGCGCGTGCGCGGGCGGCCGGGCTCGCTCACGCAGCTCCCGGTGCTCACCATGCCGGACGACGACCTCACCCACCCCATCCCCGACCTGACCGGCTACATCACCGAGGGGCAGATCGTGCTCTCGCGCGACCTCGACCGCCGCGGCGTGTACCCGCCCATCGACGTGCTGCCCTCGCTGTCGCGGCTCATGGGCCTGGGCGCGGGGCCGGGCAAGACCCGGGACGACCACCGCCCGGTCGCCGATCAGCTCTACGCGTTCTACGCGCGCGGCCGCGACGTGCGGCGCATGGCCGCCATCGTGGGCGCGGCCAACCTGGGCGAGGAGGAGAAGCGGCTGCTCGCGTTCGCGGACGCGTTCGAGGACGGCCTGGTCGGCCAGGGCGGCACCTTCCGGACGATCGAGGACACGCTCGAGGCCGGCTGGCGGCTCCTGTCCGGCTTCCCGCCCGCGGCCCTGACCCGCATCCCGGAGCGCCTGCTGCGCGCCCGCCCGGCCCAGCCCGCGGCCGCGGCGACGTCCGGCGGAGCGATCGCATGA